In one window of Hallerella porci DNA:
- a CDS encoding DUF1015 family protein, protein MAVKRKKSEKSRATRISRVYFNRMFPKRMDALQVALSVFLGVFIGIMPTIGIAIILTVAACALFRLPKVPGVVSSFVANPLTQFGVFYPSGYYIGKQILSPEEIKFDFLHELEGLSFSNCTEVVSKLWTEASGHVLAFLLGITIVSFIFGLAFGIAAYFIVSYRKRKHIAIKNKYIHELISEDQVIIKEAKQKGKHMHIYPFKALRPVDPAQAKDISALPYDVMNREEAKAMAAGLPHSYLRITRAELELPDSVDAYDPQVYAHAKENLDKFIAEGVIAFDKKDCLYIYRQTMNGREQYGLVCTVPAKDYFDNIIKKHELTRKDKEDDRLRHILATNSNTGPVFLTYRDNGQFNLLKKIISRDPVYDFVTEADGFGHTVWVIDNDQEIEEICRAFDTVPVSYIADGHHRSAAGARAAGYRASQNPNNKGDEEYNRYLAILFPSTQLKILDYNRVLKDLNGRTQEELFAELKKIFTITELAGAEHPEKQNVVNMYIGGKWYACEFKPEYLNDLGPVDSLDVALLQKLVLKPLFNVDDPRTAKNIDFVGGIRGLGELEKRVNSGECACAFAMYPTTLDQLMAIADAGEIMPPKSTWFEPKLRDGLLVHTLD, encoded by the coding sequence ATGGCAGTCAAAAGAAAGAAATCGGAAAAATCCCGCGCAACGCGAATTTCCCGCGTCTATTTTAATCGGATGTTTCCGAAGCGGATGGATGCGTTGCAAGTGGCGCTTTCTGTTTTCTTGGGCGTTTTCATCGGGATTATGCCGACGATTGGCATCGCCATTATTTTGACGGTCGCCGCTTGCGCTCTTTTCCGTTTACCCAAAGTTCCGGGCGTCGTTTCTTCTTTCGTTGCGAATCCGCTCACTCAATTCGGCGTATTTTATCCGTCGGGATATTACATCGGCAAACAAATTTTATCTCCCGAAGAAATCAAATTTGACTTTCTTCACGAACTCGAAGGGCTTTCGTTTAGCAACTGTACCGAAGTCGTTTCAAAACTTTGGACGGAAGCGTCGGGGCACGTTCTCGCCTTTCTTCTCGGCATTACGATTGTGTCATTTATCTTTGGGCTCGCTTTTGGAATCGCTGCATACTTTATCGTTTCGTATCGGAAGCGGAAGCATATCGCGATTAAGAACAAATACATTCACGAGCTCATCTCCGAAGATCAAGTTATCATTAAAGAAGCTAAGCAAAAAGGAAAACACATGCATATCTATCCGTTCAAAGCTCTCCGTCCTGTCGATCCCGCTCAGGCAAAAGACATTTCCGCTTTGCCTTATGACGTGATGAATCGCGAAGAAGCAAAAGCGATGGCCGCGGGACTTCCGCATTCGTATCTGCGCATCACCCGTGCAGAACTCGAACTTCCCGATAGCGTTGACGCTTACGACCCGCAGGTCTATGCGCACGCAAAAGAAAATTTGGATAAGTTCATCGCCGAAGGCGTCATCGCATTTGACAAAAAAGATTGCCTTTATATTTATCGGCAGACGATGAATGGCCGCGAACAATACGGTCTCGTTTGCACGGTTCCGGCGAAGGATTACTTTGACAATATCATTAAAAAGCACGAATTAACGCGCAAAGACAAAGAAGACGATCGCCTTCGCCACATTTTGGCGACGAATTCGAATACGGGTCCTGTCTTCCTCACTTACCGCGACAACGGTCAATTCAATTTGTTGAAGAAAATCATTTCCCGCGATCCGGTTTATGATTTCGTCACCGAAGCAGACGGTTTTGGTCACACGGTTTGGGTCATCGATAACGATCAAGAAATCGAAGAAATTTGCCGCGCCTTTGATACGGTTCCGGTGAGCTACATCGCTGACGGTCATCACCGTAGTGCAGCGGGCGCTCGCGCAGCTGGTTACCGCGCATCGCAAAATCCAAACAACAAGGGCGACGAAGAATACAACCGCTATTTGGCGATTCTCTTCCCGAGTACGCAGCTCAAAATTTTGGATTACAACCGCGTCTTGAAAGATTTAAACGGTCGCACACAAGAAGAACTTTTCGCCGAACTCAAAAAGATTTTCACCATCACGGAACTCGCCGGCGCAGAACATCCGGAAAAGCAAAATGTGGTGAACATGTATATCGGCGGCAAGTGGTATGCTTGCGAATTCAAACCGGAATATTTGAATGATTTGGGCCCGGTCGATAGCTTGGACGTTGCCCTTCTTCAAAAGCTCGTTTTGAAGCCGCTCTTTAACGTGGACGATCCGCGTACAGCGAAGAACATCGACTTTGTCGGCGGAATTCGCGGACTCGGTGAACTCGAAAAACGCGTGAACTCGGGCGAATGTGCTTGCGCTTTTGCCATGTATCCGACAACTCTCGATCAGTTGATGGCGATTGCGGATGCGGGCGAAATCATGCCGCCGAAGAGCACATGGTTCGAACCGAAACTTCGCGACGGTCTTTTGGTTCACACTTTGGACTAA
- a CDS encoding carbohydrate ABC transporter permease — MVKYFAWAFALLNLFPLLWMVWSSLLGSSEIQQGKIFPEPYPNDVVFLEKIAGGKWLAGTLHGQIYRFENGNFDEKTRRTLDLFAVSVNYTMADSNLYAFSPDEGLLQIDPNQFKVENRWGMNAFEESYSQSDFTKFLYVKNQMPASEFQRLGALLDSIPLIENSSKTFANVLQISFARDSSIIFQLNKILNSEEKLASVLSVWKQKSDWVNPAIRRLFKKKKRTPLDNRRLFRWCLAELAPTPLTFYRQILWTPIWVDRVPASDHGVSIVNAGDYLCVAMWWEQFPGIAFVNRKTGKIAWINSQAGLPSSSVQRLLRVSNEEILAAHDQGFSLIDVKTQRVKANYLFGEGGLPYYNGRDLRLSIVSRSAMLFACGRQIVFFDFRAGRAIKRLYADSDLFQSDISAVKSVNGRIFFGLSNGIVEMNLWDLLSEVREQKTIETEGTATSLVFQDVNLFAGMQGGRIAKIPLKNPQKKEMHQLPEGGVYLHWRNYEDLLRMIPFGTFFVNSLLICGSTVLICLFLGAFAGYGLSRVSRRMRVWVSAGLVWSQMIPNILLLIPAFLIASYLQVHSSIHILNTRWGLTLLYSAVFLPTTAWILQNFFRAVPREIEEAAMIDGCSPISTFFRIIVPTALPGILATGIYIFILAWDELMFAWVFSMDSASATIPVGMRLFFGQIGSRYDLMMAAATLSTLPVIVLFLIVQRKLLSGFTGSYRKN; from the coding sequence ATGGTTAAGTATTTTGCTTGGGCATTTGCGCTTCTCAATCTCTTTCCGCTTTTGTGGATGGTGTGGAGTTCGCTATTAGGCTCAAGCGAAATTCAGCAAGGAAAAATTTTCCCGGAACCGTATCCGAATGATGTCGTCTTTTTAGAAAAAATCGCGGGCGGGAAATGGCTTGCGGGGACATTACACGGGCAAATTTATCGTTTTGAAAATGGAAATTTTGACGAAAAAACGCGCCGCACATTGGACTTGTTTGCGGTTTCTGTCAATTATACGATGGCGGATTCCAACCTTTACGCATTTTCTCCCGATGAAGGACTTTTGCAAATTGACCCGAATCAATTCAAAGTGGAAAATCGTTGGGGAATGAATGCGTTTGAAGAATCGTATTCGCAAAGTGATTTTACCAAATTTTTATATGTGAAAAATCAAATGCCCGCGAGCGAATTTCAGCGTCTCGGGGCATTGTTAGATTCTATTCCGCTCATTGAAAATTCTTCAAAAACTTTTGCGAATGTTTTGCAAATTTCGTTTGCGCGCGATTCTTCGATTATTTTTCAGCTGAATAAAATTTTGAATTCCGAAGAAAAATTGGCGAGCGTCCTTTCGGTTTGGAAGCAAAAATCCGATTGGGTAAACCCAGCGATTCGCCGTCTTTTCAAAAAGAAAAAGCGAACGCCTCTTGATAATCGCCGACTTTTCCGTTGGTGCTTAGCAGAACTTGCGCCGACGCCGCTCACTTTTTATCGTCAAATTCTGTGGACGCCGATTTGGGTCGATCGCGTTCCCGCAAGCGATCACGGTGTTTCGATTGTGAATGCGGGCGATTATTTGTGCGTCGCCATGTGGTGGGAACAATTTCCGGGCATTGCATTTGTCAATCGCAAAACGGGAAAAATTGCTTGGATCAATTCGCAAGCGGGATTGCCTTCGAGTTCGGTGCAGCGACTTTTGCGCGTTTCGAACGAAGAAATTCTCGCAGCGCACGATCAAGGCTTCTCGCTTATCGATGTGAAAACGCAGCGGGTGAAAGCGAATTATCTCTTTGGCGAAGGCGGGCTTCCTTATTACAACGGACGCGATTTGCGACTTTCGATTGTGAGCCGGAGTGCAATGCTTTTTGCGTGCGGGCGGCAAATCGTCTTCTTTGATTTCCGCGCAGGGCGTGCGATTAAAAGGCTTTACGCAGATTCGGATCTTTTCCAATCGGACATTTCGGCGGTGAAAAGCGTTAACGGGCGCATTTTCTTTGGACTTTCAAACGGCATCGTCGAAATGAATTTGTGGGATTTGCTCAGCGAAGTGCGCGAACAAAAAACGATAGAAACCGAAGGAACCGCGACGAGTTTAGTTTTCCAAGATGTGAATTTATTTGCGGGAATGCAAGGCGGACGCATTGCGAAAATTCCTCTCAAAAATCCTCAGAAAAAAGAAATGCATCAACTGCCCGAAGGCGGCGTTTATTTGCACTGGCGCAATTACGAAGATTTGCTTCGGATGATTCCATTTGGCACGTTCTTTGTCAATTCGCTTTTGATTTGCGGCTCAACGGTTTTGATTTGTTTATTCCTCGGCGCATTTGCGGGCTACGGACTTTCGCGCGTTTCGCGGCGGATGCGCGTTTGGGTGAGCGCAGGACTCGTTTGGAGTCAAATGATTCCGAATATTCTTTTGCTCATTCCTGCGTTTCTTATCGCTTCTTATTTGCAAGTGCATTCGTCCATTCATATTTTGAATACGCGATGGGGACTTACGCTTTTATATTCGGCGGTATTTCTTCCGACGACGGCGTGGATTTTGCAAAACTTTTTCCGCGCGGTTCCGCGTGAAATTGAAGAAGCCGCGATGATCGACGGCTGTTCTCCGATTTCAACATTTTTCCGCATCATTGTGCCGACAGCTCTTCCCGGAATTTTGGCGACGGGAATTTACATTTTCATTTTAGCGTGGGATGAACTCATGTTTGCGTGGGTTTTCTCAATGGATTCGGCTTCGGCGACGATTCCCGTGGGCATGCGATTATTCTTTGGACAAATCGGTTCGCGCTACGATTTGATGATGGCCGCAGCAACTCTTTCAACTCTTCCTGTCATCGTTCTCTTCTTGATTGTGCAACGAAAACTGCTGAGCGGATTCACGGGAAGTTATCGGAAGAATTAG
- a CDS encoding carbohydrate ABC transporter permease, with product MKTRYLFVLPMLIFASIFLLIPVLFGIILPFFPPDLQNAFHGNFSVTHFLQAVSSGAGTGLFDAIRNTVIYTVCVSGGSLVFGLFGAVTVTQKFPSAKIVRGLMMLSWVVPTYIVGLLWGFMWQQDEGIVNMILFDYLHWDKISGLFGAVWKYTADGTLIKPNWLTGPNTIWAIIVPSIWRNWPFCMMMFLSAIAVIPRDIYEAAALDGVSSRERFLHITLPLLRPIFAVVILESLVINMYSFNLVAMMFGNGSGFPGKSGDLIMTFLYRMSFQTWNFGAGAALGTLTMLLMLICVSIWFRNFAKDLQNG from the coding sequence ATGAAAACGCGTTATTTGTTTGTGCTTCCGATGCTCATTTTTGCGTCGATATTTCTTTTGATTCCAGTTCTCTTTGGAATTATTTTACCGTTTTTCCCACCGGATTTGCAGAACGCTTTCCACGGAAATTTCAGCGTCACCCATTTTTTGCAGGCGGTTTCATCGGGCGCAGGAACTGGACTTTTCGATGCGATTCGCAATACGGTCATTTATACGGTTTGCGTTTCGGGCGGAAGTTTAGTCTTCGGGCTTTTTGGTGCGGTGACGGTAACGCAAAAATTTCCGTCGGCAAAAATTGTCCGCGGACTGATGATGCTTTCGTGGGTTGTGCCAACGTATATCGTCGGACTTCTCTGGGGATTTATGTGGCAGCAAGACGAAGGCATTGTCAACATGATTCTCTTCGATTATTTGCATTGGGATAAAATCTCGGGGCTTTTTGGCGCAGTTTGGAAATATACAGCAGACGGCACTTTGATTAAACCGAATTGGCTCACGGGACCGAATACGATTTGGGCGATTATCGTGCCATCGATTTGGCGAAATTGGCCGTTTTGTATGATGATGTTCTTGTCGGCGATTGCCGTTATTCCGCGGGATATTTACGAAGCCGCAGCGCTTGACGGCGTTTCTTCGCGCGAACGATTTTTGCATATTACGTTACCGCTTCTGCGCCCGATTTTTGCAGTGGTCATTCTCGAAAGTTTAGTCATCAATATGTATAGCTTTAACCTTGTCGCGATGATGTTTGGCAACGGTTCTGGCTTCCCCGGAAAATCGGGAGATTTGATAATGACATTCTTATATCGCATGTCATTTCAAACGTGGAATTTTGGCGCAGGCGCAGCCCTTGGCACATTGACGATGCTTTTAATGCTTATTTGCGTTTCGATTTGGTTCCGCAATTTTGCGAAGGATTTGCAAAATGGTTAA